One genomic window of Gracilinema caldarium DSM 7334 includes the following:
- a CDS encoding glycerophosphodiester phosphodiesterase: MSRVPLLPEHPRPLLFAHRGCSSLAPENTMEAFQMAQQLGSPGLELDVHQCKSGHLVVLHDDTLLRTTGLDRPVEDCTWDELKDLDCGSWKDSRFSHCRLPLLHEVLDAFLPDMYIDIELKTRKTAGDPLPGALAEMLESFGKRAEGHITVSSFNPIALRNFKKRALQFPTAVIWCDDPELPVYLHHGEGRWISGCDYLKPIHNKVSKAFSFTLGALGARPIVPWTVDNLDVAQDLLRKGAAGIITNRPQDLHPLITPEEEPAHG; the protein is encoded by the coding sequence ATGAGTAGAGTACCCCTTTTACCAGAACATCCGCGGCCCCTCCTCTTTGCCCACCGGGGCTGTTCTTCCTTGGCGCCGGAAAACACCATGGAAGCTTTTCAGATGGCACAACAGTTGGGTTCGCCGGGGTTAGAACTCGACGTTCATCAATGCAAAAGCGGCCACCTGGTGGTGCTTCATGATGATACACTTCTCAGGACCACCGGTCTTGACCGGCCTGTGGAGGATTGCACCTGGGACGAACTAAAGGATTTGGATTGCGGTTCCTGGAAAGATTCACGATTTTCCCATTGCAGGCTTCCGCTCCTCCATGAGGTGCTCGATGCATTCTTGCCCGATATGTATATCGATATAGAACTTAAAACCAGAAAAACTGCCGGTGATCCCCTGCCTGGAGCTCTGGCAGAAATGCTCGAATCCTTTGGCAAACGAGCAGAAGGGCATATTACCGTGTCATCCTTTAATCCGATTGCGCTACGGAACTTTAAAAAACGTGCGCTCCAGTTTCCTACAGCGGTCATCTGGTGTGATGATCCGGAACTCCCTGTTTACCTGCATCATGGTGAAGGCCGCTGGATTTCGGGTTGTGACTACTTAAAACCAATACATAATAAAGTATCGAAGGCTTTCTCCTTTACCCTTGGAGCCCTTGGGGCGCGTCCCATTGTTCCCTGGACTGTAGATAATCTTGATGTAGCTCAGGATCTGCTTAGAAAAGGCGCCGCAGGGATCATCACTAACCGTCCCCAGGATTTACACCCGCTCATTACACCAGAAGAGGAGCCAGCCCATGGCTGA